A genome region from Alkalimarinus coralli includes the following:
- a CDS encoding lysophospholipid acyltransferase family protein, with product MNKARWVIFAIKLMARMRLRTAQKVGGFLGRLLWLLKLDPVRVSDINLKLCYPELSERERETLLKRSLQETCKTAIEVGMAWEWPVEKCLEMIREVEGTSLIDEAIEQEKGILLLAPHLGNWELAGLYFSSMFNMAALYRPPKVKELEEYMSKVRGRVGSELVPTDKRGVLRLFKILRSGGVVGILPDQEPPFSGGEFAPFFGVEANTMKLVSKLVEKTGATVLCTYAQRLPNGDGFKIVIKEADNEIASDDLITSISALNRSVESCVRDIPEQYQWEYKRFKRRRPGENHHYDKGRVW from the coding sequence TTGAATAAGGCGCGGTGGGTTATTTTCGCCATTAAATTAATGGCACGTATGAGGTTGAGAACGGCCCAAAAAGTGGGCGGTTTTTTAGGGCGACTGCTCTGGTTGTTAAAGTTGGACCCTGTACGAGTAAGCGATATTAATCTTAAGCTTTGTTATCCAGAGCTCTCTGAGAGAGAGCGAGAAACGCTACTCAAAAGAAGTCTTCAGGAGACCTGCAAAACGGCGATTGAGGTAGGCATGGCATGGGAGTGGCCGGTCGAAAAATGTCTTGAAATGATCAGGGAAGTTGAAGGGACGTCGCTAATTGATGAAGCGATTGAACAAGAAAAAGGTATTCTGTTGCTGGCCCCACACCTGGGGAACTGGGAGCTGGCAGGGTTATATTTTTCTTCAATGTTTAATATGGCTGCGCTCTATCGCCCTCCCAAGGTAAAAGAGCTTGAAGAGTATATGTCAAAGGTGCGAGGGCGAGTCGGTTCCGAGCTGGTTCCAACAGACAAGCGTGGTGTGTTACGGTTATTTAAAATATTACGTTCCGGTGGGGTAGTCGGTATTCTGCCAGATCAGGAGCCCCCTTTTAGCGGCGGTGAGTTTGCGCCATTTTTTGGCGTTGAAGCCAACACCATGAAACTGGTCTCCAAGCTGGTTGAAAAAACCGGGGCGACAGTGCTGTGCACTTATGCTCAGCGGTTGCCAAATGGTGATGGTTTTAAAATAGTGATTAAAGAGGCGGATAATGAGATCGCCTCCGATGACCTGATTACCTCAATATCAGCACTTAATCGTAGTGTTGAATCTTGTGTGCGAGACATCCCGGAACAGTATCAGTGGGAATATAAACGCTTTAAGCGTCGCCGTCCTGGCGAAAATCATCATTATGATAAAGGTCGAGTTTGGTAG
- a CDS encoding TrkH family potassium uptake protein, whose translation MHISIICRILGILLMLFSITMLPPIVVSLIYDDGQLTPFVDAFGLILCIGALVWFPVRNKKEDLRVRDGFVITVLFWLVLSLSGSIPLYVSDNPSMSFVDAYFESLSGLTTTGATVITGIDDLPQSILWYRQQLQWLGGMGIIVLAVAILPMLGIGGMQLYRAETPGPVKDNKLTPRITETAKALWYIYLGLTTLCGIGYWLAGMSVFDAITHSFSTIAIGGFSTHDDSIGYFDSTAIELIAIVFMFLSGINYALHFFSWRQRSIFVYLKDPEFQFYALVVGGVSIITVSVLLATETYEITEAITSGLFEVVSIATTTGFATADFANWPLVLPFLLFVVAFIGGCAGSTGGGMKVIRILLIYKQGLREVKRLIHPNAIIPVKLGRKPVPDRVIEAVWGFFSVYMFMFVFMLIILLATGLDQVTAWSAVGACINNLGPGLGDVAYHYGDLNSTAKWVLCFAMLLGRLEVFTLLLLFTPAFWRH comes from the coding sequence ATGCATATTTCAATCATTTGCCGCATTTTAGGTATTTTATTGATGCTGTTTAGCATCACAATGCTGCCTCCCATTGTTGTATCGCTGATTTATGATGACGGCCAGCTGACCCCTTTTGTCGATGCCTTTGGCCTGATTTTGTGTATTGGCGCTCTGGTCTGGTTCCCGGTTAGAAACAAGAAAGAAGACCTTCGGGTAAGAGACGGCTTTGTTATCACTGTACTATTCTGGCTAGTGCTGAGCCTGAGCGGCTCAATACCGCTCTATGTCAGTGACAACCCATCGATGTCTTTTGTCGATGCCTATTTTGAGTCGCTTTCAGGCTTAACCACCACCGGTGCAACCGTTATTACCGGCATTGATGACTTGCCGCAGTCTATTCTTTGGTACAGGCAGCAACTGCAGTGGCTGGGAGGTATGGGTATTATCGTACTAGCGGTCGCTATTCTCCCGATGCTCGGCATTGGTGGCATGCAGCTTTACCGGGCAGAAACCCCAGGTCCGGTAAAAGACAACAAACTCACCCCCCGAATAACCGAGACCGCCAAAGCACTTTGGTATATCTACCTCGGCCTCACAACCCTTTGTGGCATAGGGTATTGGCTGGCAGGGATGAGCGTTTTTGATGCGATAACCCATAGTTTCTCAACCATCGCCATCGGTGGATTTTCAACTCATGACGACAGTATCGGCTATTTTGACAGCACCGCCATTGAACTCATCGCCATTGTATTTATGTTCTTATCCGGCATTAATTACGCGCTGCATTTCTTTTCCTGGCGGCAGCGATCAATTTTTGTCTATCTAAAAGACCCCGAGTTTCAGTTCTATGCTTTAGTTGTTGGTGGAGTCAGCATCATTACCGTCTCAGTGCTTCTAGCGACTGAAACCTATGAAATCACTGAAGCCATCACCAGCGGTTTATTTGAAGTGGTTTCGATTGCCACCACCACGGGTTTTGCAACGGCAGACTTTGCTAACTGGCCATTGGTACTGCCCTTCCTGCTATTTGTGGTCGCCTTTATTGGTGGCTGTGCGGGTTCAACTGGTGGCGGAATGAAAGTTATACGAATTCTGCTGATATACAAACAGGGGCTGCGGGAGGTGAAACGACTCATTCACCCCAACGCCATTATCCCGGTAAAACTGGGCAGAAAACCCGTTCCTGATCGCGTAATCGAAGCGGTCTGGGGGTTTTTCTCGGTATACATGTTTATGTTTGTCTTTATGCTGATTATTCTGCTGGCAACGGGGCTCGATCAGGTTACAGCCTGGTCTGCGGTAGGGGCTTGCATCAATAATCTGGGGCCAGGGCTTGGCGATGTGGCTTATCATTACGGCGACTTAAACAGCACTGCAAAGTGGGTGTTATGTTTTGCCATGCTACTGGGGCGGCTTGAAGTATTTACTTTACTGCTACTATTTACACCCGCATTTTGGCGGCATTAA